The Opitutaceae bacterium genome has a window encoding:
- a CDS encoding phytanoyl-CoA dioxygenase family protein: MTTPYRLTPEQIRFYHENGYLIGLPPIYTAEEMKRYNAELPQLLALLHHGETAKDIREWHETSLYLYEICMNPKILDLVEGILGPDFYLWASNFFIKPPHSKETVGWHQDAYYWPMEPMNTVTVWLAFDDVDEVNGGMKIVPGSHKMGLIKHQRSTQTDSVLTLELEGGSVREDAAVQFKLKAGEASLHDDRAIHGSPANPSSRRRAGLTIRYSGTHVKNDLSVNPNFKTYLCRGVDRHRLNPVGPVPTQRFARPDFKPISKEEAGVGG, encoded by the coding sequence ATGACCACTCCCTACCGCCTCACTCCGGAACAAATCCGGTTCTACCACGAAAACGGCTACCTCATCGGCCTGCCTCCCATTTACACCGCCGAGGAGATGAAGCGTTACAATGCCGAGCTCCCTCAGCTGCTGGCCCTCCTGCATCACGGAGAAACGGCCAAGGACATCCGCGAATGGCATGAGACCAGCCTCTATCTCTACGAGATCTGCATGAACCCGAAGATACTCGACCTGGTCGAAGGTATCCTCGGCCCGGATTTCTATCTCTGGGCCAGCAACTTCTTCATCAAGCCGCCCCACTCCAAGGAAACGGTTGGCTGGCACCAGGATGCCTACTATTGGCCGATGGAGCCCATGAACACCGTCACGGTCTGGCTCGCGTTTGACGACGTCGACGAGGTCAACGGAGGGATGAAGATCGTCCCGGGTTCCCACAAAATGGGTTTGATCAAGCACCAGCGCTCCACCCAGACCGATTCCGTGCTCACCCTGGAGCTCGAAGGCGGATCCGTTCGCGAGGACGCGGCGGTCCAATTCAAGCTCAAGGCCGGGGAGGCCTCGCTCCACGACGACCGTGCCATCCACGGCTCTCCGGCCAACCCGTCATCCCGGCGAAGAGCCGGTCTGACCATCCGCTACAGCGGCACCCACGTCAAAAACGACCTTTCGGTCAACCCGAACTTCAAGACCTACCTGTGTCGCGGGGTAGACCGTCACAGACTCAACCCTGTCGGCCCGGTTCCAACCCAGCGGTTC